A region from the Mycobacterium heidelbergense genome encodes:
- a CDS encoding bifunctional 3,4-dihydroxy-2-butanone-4-phosphate synthase/GTP cyclohydrolase II, with the protein MTRLDSVERAVADIAAGKAVIVIDDEERENEGDLIFAAEKATPEMVAFMVRYTSGYLCVPLDGAICDRLGLLPMYAVNQDKHGTAYTVTVDAKNGVGTGISASDRATTMRLLADPASVADDFTRPGHVVPLRAKDGGVLRRPGHTEAAVDLARMAGLQPAGAICEIVSQKDEGSMAQTDELRVFADEHDLALITIADLIEWRRKHEKHIERIAEARIPTRHGEFRAIGYASIYEDVEHVALVRGEIAGPNADGDDVLVRVHSECLTGDVFGSRRCDCGPQLDAAMAMVAREGRGVVLYMRGHEGRGIGLMHKLQAYQLQDAGDDTVDANLKLGLPADARDYGIGAQILVDLGVRSMRLLTNNPAKRVGLDGYGLHIIERVPLPVRANAENIRYLMTKRDKMGHDLAGLDDFHESVHLPGEFGGAL; encoded by the coding sequence ATGACGAGGTTGGACTCCGTCGAGAGGGCGGTTGCCGACATCGCGGCCGGTAAGGCCGTCATCGTCATCGACGACGAGGAACGCGAGAACGAGGGCGACCTGATCTTCGCCGCCGAAAAGGCGACGCCGGAGATGGTGGCCTTCATGGTCCGCTACACCTCGGGATATCTGTGCGTGCCGCTGGACGGCGCGATCTGCGACCGGCTCGGGCTGCTGCCGATGTACGCGGTGAACCAGGACAAGCACGGCACCGCCTACACCGTCACGGTCGACGCGAAAAATGGTGTCGGCACCGGGATTTCGGCGTCCGACCGCGCGACCACGATGCGGTTGCTGGCCGATCCCGCCAGCGTCGCCGACGATTTCACCCGCCCCGGCCACGTGGTTCCGTTGCGCGCCAAGGACGGCGGCGTGCTGCGCCGGCCCGGCCACACCGAGGCCGCGGTCGATTTGGCCCGGATGGCGGGGCTGCAGCCCGCGGGCGCGATCTGCGAGATCGTCAGCCAGAAGGACGAGGGCTCGATGGCCCAGACGGACGAGTTGCGGGTCTTCGCCGACGAGCACGACCTCGCGCTGATCACCATCGCCGACCTGATCGAATGGCGGCGCAAGCACGAGAAGCACATCGAGCGGATCGCCGAGGCACGGATCCCGACGCGGCACGGCGAGTTTCGCGCCATCGGCTACGCAAGCATCTACGAGGACGTCGAACACGTGGCGCTGGTCCGCGGCGAGATCGCCGGCCCGAACGCCGACGGCGACGATGTGTTGGTCCGCGTGCACTCCGAATGCCTGACCGGTGACGTGTTCGGGTCCCGCCGCTGCGACTGCGGGCCCCAGCTGGACGCCGCGATGGCGATGGTCGCCCGGGAGGGGCGCGGCGTGGTGCTGTACATGCGCGGCCACGAGGGCCGCGGCATCGGCCTGATGCACAAGCTGCAGGCCTACCAGCTGCAGGACGCCGGTGACGACACCGTGGACGCCAACCTCAAGCTCGGATTGCCCGCCGACGCAAGGGATTACGGCATCGGCGCGCAGATCCTCGTCGACCTCGGGGTGCGCTCGATGCGGCTGCTGACCAACAACCCGGCCAAGCGGGTCGGGCTGGACGGTTACGGGCTGCACATCATCGAGCGGGTGCCGCTGCCCGTGCGGGCCAACGCCGAGAACATCCGCTACCTGATGACCAAGCGTGACAAGATGGGCCACGACCTCGCCGGGCTGGACGACTTCCACGAATCCGTGCATCTGCCGGGGGAATTCGGCGGTGCTCTGTGA
- the whiA gene encoding DNA-binding protein WhiA, which yields MTTEVKDELSRLVVKSVSARRAEVTSLLRFAGGLHIVGGRVVVEAEVDLGNIARRLRKDIFDLYGYNAVVHVLSASGIRKSTRYVLRVANDGEALARQTGLLDMRGRPVRGLPAQVVGGSVGDAEAAWRGAFLAHGSLTEPGRSSALEVSCPGPEAALALVGAARRLGVSAKAREVRGADRVVVRDGEAIGALLTRMGAQDTRLVWEERRMRREVRATANRLANFDDANLRRSARAAVAAAARVERALEILGDTVPDHLASAGKLRVEHRQASLEELGRLADPPMTKDAVAGRIRRLLSMADRKAKVDGIPDTESAVTPDLLEDA from the coding sequence ATGACGACCGAAGTCAAGGACGAGCTGAGCCGCCTGGTGGTGAAATCGGTGAGCGCGCGTCGCGCGGAGGTCACGTCGCTGCTGAGGTTCGCCGGCGGGCTGCACATCGTGGGCGGCCGGGTGGTGGTCGAGGCCGAGGTGGACCTGGGCAACATCGCGCGGCGGCTGCGCAAGGACATCTTCGACCTCTACGGCTACAACGCCGTCGTGCATGTGTTGTCGGCCAGCGGGATTCGCAAGAGTACCCGGTACGTACTGCGGGTGGCCAACGACGGCGAGGCGCTGGCGCGCCAGACCGGGCTGCTCGACATGCGCGGGCGTCCGGTGCGCGGGCTGCCGGCCCAGGTGGTCGGCGGCAGCGTCGGCGACGCCGAGGCGGCGTGGCGGGGCGCCTTCTTGGCGCACGGGTCGCTGACCGAGCCGGGACGCTCGTCGGCCCTGGAGGTCAGCTGCCCCGGCCCGGAGGCCGCGCTGGCGCTGGTCGGCGCGGCGCGCCGGCTCGGGGTCAGCGCGAAGGCCCGCGAGGTGCGCGGCGCCGACCGGGTGGTGGTGCGCGACGGCGAGGCGATCGGGGCCCTGCTGACGCGGATGGGCGCCCAGGACACGCGCCTGGTCTGGGAGGAGCGCCGGATGCGCCGCGAGGTGCGGGCGACGGCCAACCGGCTGGCCAACTTCGACGACGCCAACCTGCGCCGCTCCGCGCGGGCCGCGGTCGCGGCGGCCGCCCGGGTGGAGCGGGCGCTGGAGATCCTCGGCGACACCGTCCCCGACCACCTGGCCTCGGCGGGCAAGCTGCGCGTCGAGCACCGGCAGGCCTCGCTGGAGGAGCTCGGGCGCCTCGCCGACCCCCCGATGACGAAAGACGCTGTGGCCGGCCGCATTCGACGCCTGCTGTCGATGGCCGACCGCAAGGCGAAGGTCGACGGCATTCCCGACACCGAATCGGCGGTGACGCCAGACCTGTTGGAAGACGCCTGA
- the yvcK gene encoding uridine diphosphate-N-acetylglucosamine-binding protein YvcK: protein MSSPTSHSIVALGGGHGLYATLSAARRLTPYVTAVVTVADDGGSSGRLRAELDVVPPGDLRMALAALASDSPYGRLWATILQHRFGGNGALAGHPIGNLMLAGLNEVLADPVAALDELGRILGVKGRVLPMCPIALQIEADVSGLEADPRMFRLIRGQVAIATTPGKVRRVRLLPPDPPATRQAVDAIMAADLVVLGPGSWFTSVIPHVLVPGLAAALRATTARRALVLNLVAEPGETAGFSVERHLHVLAQHAPGFTVHDIIIDAERVPGEREREQLRRTATLLQAEVHFADVARPGTPLHDPGKLAAALDGVRAGHRRPGAPSATTTEEIRVDGERGDDAWR from the coding sequence ATGAGCTCACCGACCAGTCACAGCATCGTTGCGCTGGGGGGCGGCCACGGCCTGTACGCCACGCTGTCCGCGGCGCGCCGGCTGACCCCCTACGTCACCGCCGTGGTCACCGTCGCCGACGACGGGGGCTCGTCGGGCCGGCTGCGCGCCGAACTGGACGTGGTCCCGCCGGGAGACCTGCGAATGGCCTTGGCGGCGTTGGCATCCGACAGCCCCTACGGGCGGCTGTGGGCGACCATCCTGCAGCACCGGTTCGGCGGCAACGGCGCCCTGGCCGGGCACCCGATCGGCAACCTGATGCTGGCCGGCCTCAACGAGGTGCTGGCCGATCCGGTCGCCGCCCTCGACGAACTCGGCCGCATCCTCGGCGTCAAGGGCCGGGTGCTGCCGATGTGCCCGATCGCGCTGCAGATCGAGGCCGACGTGTCCGGCCTGGAGGCCGACCCGCGGATGTTCCGGCTGATCCGCGGCCAGGTGGCGATCGCGACCACGCCCGGCAAGGTGCGGCGGGTGCGGTTGCTTCCGCCGGATCCCCCGGCGACGCGCCAGGCCGTCGACGCCATCATGGCGGCCGACCTGGTGGTGCTGGGCCCGGGGTCGTGGTTCACCAGCGTGATCCCGCACGTGCTGGTGCCGGGGCTGGCGGCGGCCCTGCGGGCCACCACCGCCCGGCGGGCGCTGGTGCTCAACCTGGTGGCCGAGCCGGGGGAGACGGCCGGCTTCTCGGTGGAGCGCCACCTGCACGTGCTGGCCCAGCACGCCCCCGGGTTCACCGTGCACGACATCATCATCGACGCCGAACGGGTGCCCGGCGAGCGCGAACGCGAGCAACTGCGCCGCACCGCGACGCTGCTGCAAGCCGAGGTCCACTTCGCCGACGTCGCCAGACCTGGTACACCTTTACATGACCCGGGCAAGCTCGCGGCGGCGCTGGACGGGGTCCGAGCGGGTCACCGACGCCCGGGAGCCCCTTCGGCGACAACCACCGAAGAGATTCGGGTCGACGGTGAGAGGGGTGACGACGCGTGGCGATGA
- the ribH gene encoding 6,7-dimethyl-8-ribityllumazine synthase, whose protein sequence is MSGSAGVPEIPALDASGLRLGIVASTWHGQICDALLAGARKMAAESGVENPTVVRVLGAIEIPVVAQELARDHDAVVALGVVIRGETPHFDYVCDSVTQGLTRVSLDARTPIGNGVLTTNTEEQALARAGLPASAEDKGAQAAGAALTAALTLRDLRARS, encoded by the coding sequence ATGAGCGGAAGCGCCGGGGTGCCGGAGATTCCGGCGCTTGACGCGTCCGGCCTGCGGCTCGGCATCGTGGCGAGCACCTGGCACGGCCAAATCTGCGATGCGCTGCTCGCGGGTGCCCGCAAAATGGCCGCCGAGTCGGGCGTCGAGAACCCGACGGTGGTCCGCGTGCTCGGCGCGATCGAGATCCCGGTGGTGGCCCAGGAATTGGCCCGCGATCATGACGCCGTCGTCGCGCTGGGTGTCGTAATCCGCGGTGAGACTCCACATTTCGACTACGTGTGTGATTCGGTGACCCAGGGGCTGACCAGGGTCTCGCTGGACGCCCGCACACCGATCGGCAACGGGGTGTTGACCACCAACACCGAGGAGCAGGCGCTGGCCCGGGCCGGGCTTCCGGCGTCGGCCGAGGACAAGGGGGCCCAGGCCGCCGGGGCGGCCCTGACCGCCGCGCTGACCCTGCGCGACCTGCGCGCTCGGTCGTGA
- a CDS encoding PH domain-containing protein, with protein sequence MRPPARGEVWDVELRPHRTPLFVYAAAFLIAAAHIVVGLLLKISSSGVIFHTSDQVAIAILGLVIAGAVLLFARPRLRVGPAGLSVRNLFGYRLIPWPDVVGVSFPAGRRWARIDLPDDEYIPLMAIQAVDKERAVAAMDTVRSLLARYRPDLRAG encoded by the coding sequence GTGAGGCCGCCGGCGCGGGGTGAGGTCTGGGATGTCGAGCTGCGCCCGCACCGGACTCCGTTATTCGTTTACGCCGCGGCGTTTCTGATCGCCGCCGCGCACATCGTGGTGGGTCTGCTGCTCAAGATCAGCTCCAGCGGCGTGATCTTCCACACCTCCGACCAGGTGGCGATCGCCATCCTGGGTCTGGTGATCGCCGGCGCCGTGCTGTTGTTCGCGCGGCCCCGGCTGCGGGTGGGGCCGGCCGGGCTGTCGGTGCGAAACCTCTTCGGATACAGGCTTATTCCGTGGCCGGACGTGGTCGGTGTGTCGTTTCCCGCCGGCAGACGGTGGGCGCGCATCGACCTGCCCGACGACGAGTACATCCCGCTGATGGCGATCCAGGCCGTCGACAAGGAGCGCGCCGTGGCCGCCATGGACACTGTGCGGTCGCTGCTGGCGCGATATCGGCCGGACCTGCGCGCGGGCTGA
- a CDS encoding riboflavin synthase: MFTGIVEELGEITGRDVLADAARLTVRGPVVTTDAGHGDSIAVNGVCLTVAELLPGGRFTADVMGETLSRSNLGALEIGSRVNLERAAAVNARLGGHIVQGHVDGTGRVVSRAPSEHWEVVRIEVPEAVARYVVEKGSITVDGISLTVSGLGSEPRDWFEVSLIPTTRELTTLGRAPVGTPVNLEADVIAKYVERLLSR, translated from the coding sequence ATGTTCACCGGAATTGTCGAGGAGCTCGGGGAGATCACCGGCCGGGACGTGCTCGCGGATGCCGCCCGGCTGACGGTTCGCGGGCCGGTCGTGACCACCGATGCCGGACACGGCGATTCGATCGCCGTCAACGGCGTGTGCCTGACGGTCGCCGAGCTGCTGCCCGGCGGCCGATTCACCGCCGACGTGATGGGCGAGACCCTGAGCCGGTCCAACCTCGGCGCGCTGGAGATCGGCAGCCGGGTCAACCTCGAGCGCGCCGCGGCCGTCAACGCCCGGCTCGGCGGGCACATCGTGCAGGGCCACGTCGACGGCACCGGCCGGGTGGTGTCCCGCGCACCCTCGGAGCACTGGGAGGTGGTGCGGATCGAGGTTCCCGAGGCGGTGGCCCGCTACGTCGTCGAGAAGGGGTCGATCACCGTCGACGGGATTTCCCTGACGGTCTCCGGGCTGGGCTCCGAGCCCCGGGACTGGTTCGAGGTCTCGCTGATCCCGACGACCCGGGAACTGACCACCCTGGGCCGCGCCCCGGTCGGGACGCCGGTGAACCTCGAGGCCGACGTCATCGCCAAGTACGTCGAGCGGCTCCTGTCGCGTTAG
- the rapZ gene encoding RNase adapter RapZ — protein sequence MTANAAGIDVVLVTGLSGAGRGTAAKVLEDLGWYVADNLPPQLITRMVDFGLAAGSRITQLAVVMDVRSRGFTGDLDSVRTELATRNITPRVVFMEASDDMLVRRYEQNRRSHPLQGEQTLAEGIAAERRMLAPVRATADLIIDTSTLSVRGLRESIERAFGGDTGASTSVTVESFGFKYGLPMDADMVMDVRFLPNPHWVDDLRPLTGQHPAVRDYVLNQPGADEFLDAYHRLLNLVVDGYRREGKRYMTVAIGCTGGKHRSVAIAEALMQLLGGNPQLAVRVLHRDLGRE from the coding sequence ATGACCGCGAACGCCGCCGGCATCGACGTCGTTCTGGTGACCGGGCTGTCGGGCGCCGGGCGGGGCACCGCGGCCAAGGTGCTCGAGGACCTCGGCTGGTATGTGGCCGACAACCTGCCGCCCCAGCTGATCACCCGGATGGTGGATTTCGGGCTGGCGGCCGGGTCGCGGATCACCCAGCTGGCGGTCGTGATGGACGTGCGATCGCGGGGATTCACCGGCGATTTGGACTCCGTGCGCACCGAGCTGGCCACCCGCAACATCACCCCGCGCGTGGTGTTCATGGAGGCCTCCGACGACATGCTGGTGCGCCGCTACGAACAGAACCGCCGCAGCCACCCGCTGCAGGGCGAGCAGACCCTGGCCGAGGGCATCGCCGCCGAGCGCCGGATGCTGGCCCCGGTCCGCGCCACCGCCGACCTGATCATCGACACCTCGACGCTGTCGGTGCGGGGCCTGCGGGAAAGCATCGAGCGCGCCTTCGGCGGCGACACCGGCGCGTCCACCAGCGTCACCGTCGAGTCGTTCGGCTTCAAGTACGGCCTGCCCATGGACGCCGACATGGTGATGGACGTCCGGTTCCTGCCCAACCCGCACTGGGTCGACGATTTGCGCCCCCTCACCGGCCAGCATCCGGCGGTGCGTGACTACGTGTTGAACCAGCCCGGCGCGGACGAGTTCCTCGACGCTTACCATCGATTGCTAAACCTGGTGGTTGACGGCTACCGGCGGGAGGGCAAGCGTTACATGACGGTCGCCATCGGCTGCACCGGCGGAAAGCATCGCAGCGTCGCGATTGCCGAGGCGCTGATGCAGCTGCTGGGCGGCAACCCGCAACTGGCGGTGCGGGTGCTGCACCGGGATCTGGGCCGCGAATGA
- the uvrC gene encoding excinuclease ABC subunit UvrC — protein sequence MPDPATYRPAPGSIPVEPGVYRFRDSHGRVIYVGKAKSLRSRLTSYFADVAGLHPRTRQMVTTAAKVEWTVVNTEVEALQLEYNWIKEFDPRFNVRYRDDKSYPVLAVTLGEEFPRLMVYRGPRRKGVRYFGPYSHAWAIRETLDLLTRVFPARTCSAGVFKRHNQIDRPCLLGYIDKCSAPCIGRVSAEQHRQIVNDFCDFLSGKTDRFARDLEQQMNAAAQQLDFERAARLRDDLSALKRAMEKQAVVLGDGTDADVVAFADDELEAAVQVFHVRGGRVRGQRGWIVEKPGDPGDSGEEQLVEQFLTQFYGEQAELDGAADESTNPVPREVLVPCLPSNADELTSWLSGLRGSRVAIRVPRRGDKRALAETVQRNAKEALQQHKLKRAGDFNARSAALQNIQDSLGLADAPLRIECVDISHVQGTDVVGSLVVFEDGLPRKSDYRHFAIREAAGQGRSDDVASIAEVTRRRFVRHLSDKNDPNMLAPEGRSRRFAYPPNLYVVDGGAPQVNAASAVLDELGITDVAVIGLAKRLEEVWVPSEPDPIIMPRNSEGLYLLQRVRDEAHRFAIAYHRSKRSKRMTASALDSVPGLGEHRRKALVAHFGSIARLKEATVDQITAVPGIGVATAAAVLEALRPERHGASG from the coding sequence GTGCCAGATCCCGCGACGTATCGCCCCGCGCCCGGGTCCATCCCGGTCGAGCCCGGCGTGTACCGGTTCCGGGACTCGCACGGGCGCGTCATCTACGTCGGCAAGGCCAAGAGCCTGCGCAGCAGGCTGACGTCCTACTTCGCCGACGTCGCCGGCCTGCACCCGCGCACCCGGCAGATGGTGACCACCGCGGCCAAGGTCGAGTGGACGGTGGTCAACACCGAAGTCGAGGCGTTGCAGCTGGAATACAACTGGATCAAGGAGTTCGATCCGCGCTTCAACGTCCGCTACCGCGACGACAAGTCCTACCCGGTGCTGGCCGTCACCCTGGGCGAGGAGTTCCCGCGGCTGATGGTCTACCGCGGCCCGCGCCGCAAGGGCGTGCGCTATTTCGGGCCGTACTCGCACGCGTGGGCCATCCGGGAAACCCTCGATCTGCTCACCCGGGTGTTTCCGGCGCGAACCTGCTCGGCCGGGGTGTTCAAGCGGCACAACCAGATCGACCGCCCCTGCCTGCTCGGCTACATCGACAAGTGCTCGGCGCCGTGCATCGGCCGGGTCAGCGCCGAGCAGCATCGCCAAATCGTCAACGACTTCTGCGACTTCCTGTCCGGCAAGACCGACCGGTTCGCCCGCGACCTCGAGCAGCAGATGAACGCCGCGGCCCAGCAACTCGACTTCGAGCGGGCCGCGCGGCTTCGCGACGACCTGTCGGCGCTCAAGCGGGCCATGGAGAAGCAGGCCGTGGTGCTCGGCGACGGCACCGACGCCGACGTGGTCGCCTTCGCCGACGACGAGCTGGAGGCGGCGGTGCAGGTGTTCCACGTGCGCGGCGGCCGGGTCCGCGGCCAGCGCGGCTGGATCGTCGAAAAGCCCGGCGACCCCGGCGATTCCGGCGAGGAACAGCTCGTCGAGCAATTCCTGACGCAGTTCTACGGCGAACAGGCCGAGCTGGATGGCGCCGCCGACGAATCGACCAACCCCGTCCCCCGCGAGGTGCTGGTGCCGTGCCTGCCGTCCAACGCCGACGAGTTGACGAGCTGGCTGTCCGGGCTGCGCGGATCCCGGGTCGCCATCAGGGTGCCGCGGCGCGGCGACAAGCGGGCGCTGGCCGAAACGGTGCAGCGCAACGCGAAAGAGGCGCTGCAGCAACACAAGCTGAAGCGGGCCGGCGACTTCAACGCCAGATCGGCTGCGCTGCAGAACATTCAGGACTCCCTGGGCCTGGCCGACGCGCCGCTGCGCATCGAATGCGTGGACATCAGCCACGTGCAGGGCACCGACGTGGTGGGCTCGCTGGTGGTGTTCGAGGACGGCCTGCCGCGCAAATCGGACTACCGCCACTTCGCGATCCGGGAGGCCGCCGGCCAGGGACGCTCCGACGACGTCGCCTCCATCGCCGAGGTGACCCGCCGCCGGTTCGTGCGGCACCTAAGCGACAAAAACGATCCGAATATGCTTGCGCCGGAAGGAAGGTCGCGCCGCTTCGCGTACCCGCCCAATCTCTACGTCGTCGACGGCGGCGCGCCGCAGGTCAACGCGGCCAGCGCCGTGCTCGACGAACTCGGCATCACCGACGTCGCGGTGATCGGCCTGGCCAAGCGGCTGGAAGAGGTCTGGGTGCCCTCGGAGCCGGACCCGATCATCATGCCACGCAACAGCGAGGGGCTCTACCTGCTGCAGCGCGTGCGCGACGAGGCGCACCGGTTCGCCATCGCCTACCATCGCAGCAAGCGATCGAAGCGAATGACCGCCTCGGCGCTGGATTCGGTGCCGGGATTGGGAGAACATCGCCGCAAGGCGCTGGTGGCCCATTTCGGATCGATAGCCCGCCTCAAGGAGGCCACCGTCGACCAGATCACCGCCGTCCCGGGCATCGGCGTGGCCACCGCCGCGGCCGTCCTGGAGGCGCTGCGACCCGAGCGGCACGGGGCCTCGGGATGA
- a CDS encoding type II toxin-antitoxin system VapC family toxin: MPIVYFDSSAFVKLLVEEDGSDIAAALWDGCDAAVSSRLAYPEVRAALAAAGRAHRFGADEQLQSQAMWEEYWAATRAVELTENIAQHAGHLATAHALPGAEAVHLASVLAVGVDDTVFAVWDQRLRTAAQEAAVSLAPGR; the protein is encoded by the coding sequence GTGCCGATCGTTTATTTCGACAGCAGCGCGTTCGTCAAACTCCTGGTCGAGGAGGATGGCAGCGACATCGCCGCGGCGCTGTGGGACGGCTGCGACGCCGCGGTCTCTTCTCGTTTGGCTTACCCCGAGGTGCGTGCCGCGCTGGCGGCCGCCGGACGCGCCCACCGCTTCGGCGCCGACGAGCAACTCCAGTCCCAAGCGATGTGGGAGGAGTACTGGGCGGCCACCCGGGCGGTGGAGCTGACTGAGAACATCGCCCAGCACGCCGGGCATTTGGCCACCGCACACGCCCTGCCTGGCGCCGAGGCGGTCCACCTTGCCAGCGTCCTCGCCGTCGGGGTCGACGACACCGTGTTCGCCGTATGGGACCAGCGCCTACGCACCGCAGCGCAAGAGGCCGCCGTAAGCCTGGCGCCGGGACGGTAA
- a CDS encoding LppX_LprAFG lipoprotein, whose protein sequence is MQNPRRLSAVLAFLSLATALIAGCSFSSSKSGGPLPDGTTLVKQSTDATKNLKSAHLVLTVTGKIAGLPVRTLTGDLTTTPSTAAQGNAEITLAGQDISADFVVVGGDLYTNALNPGDKTMTDVGPASQVYDPSAILNPDTGLANVLANFTNAKAEGRDQVSGQTTVRISGNVSADAVNKIASPFKATQPVPATVWIVESGDHQLAQVNLQQSQGNSVQMTLSKWGQPVQVTKPAASS, encoded by the coding sequence ATGCAAAACCCCCGCCGTCTGTCGGCCGTCCTTGCATTCTTGAGCCTCGCCACCGCCCTGATCGCCGGCTGCTCGTTCAGCTCGTCGAAGAGCGGGGGCCCACTGCCCGACGGCACGACGCTGGTGAAGCAGTCCACGGACGCCACCAAGAACCTCAAGAGCGCGCACCTGGTGCTGACGGTGACCGGAAAAATCGCTGGGTTGCCCGTCAGGACTTTGACCGGCGACCTCACCACGACGCCCAGCACCGCGGCGCAGGGCAACGCCGAGATCACCCTGGCCGGGCAAGACATCAGCGCCGACTTCGTCGTCGTGGGCGGTGACCTCTATACCAACGCCCTCAACCCCGGCGACAAGACGATGACCGATGTCGGTCCGGCCTCCCAGGTCTATGACCCGTCGGCGATCCTGAACCCGGACACCGGCCTGGCCAACGTGCTGGCGAACTTCACCAACGCCAAGGCCGAGGGCCGCGACCAGGTCAGCGGCCAAACCACCGTCCGCATCAGCGGCAACGTCTCCGCGGACGCCGTGAACAAGATTGCGTCCCCCTTCAAGGCGACCCAGCCGGTGCCGGCCACGGTCTGGATCGTCGAGAGCGGTGACCACCAGCTGGCCCAGGTCAACCTGCAACAAAGCCAGGGCAACAGCGTCCAGATGACCTTGTCGAAGTGGGGCCAGCCGGTGCAGGTGACCAAGCCCGCGGCGAGCTCATGA
- a CDS encoding type II toxin-antitoxin system Phd/YefM family antitoxin, with product MQVAISTLRAELADWIERVRAGEEVVVTDRGTPVVRLVAVDTAPLLEQLTKQGVVSRPRSAGRPTATGAPRVRARGSVSDLVSEQRR from the coding sequence ATGCAGGTGGCGATCAGTACGTTGCGGGCCGAGCTGGCGGACTGGATCGAGCGGGTCCGCGCTGGCGAGGAGGTCGTGGTCACCGATCGCGGAACGCCGGTAGTTCGGCTGGTGGCCGTGGACACCGCACCGCTGCTCGAGCAACTGACCAAGCAGGGTGTGGTGAGCCGACCGCGCTCGGCCGGCCGGCCCACGGCCACCGGGGCACCACGCGTGCGCGCTCGCGGCTCGGTCTCCGACCTGGTGAGTGAACAACGCCGCTGA